A stretch of Apostichopus japonicus isolate 1M-3 chromosome 9, ASM3797524v1, whole genome shotgun sequence DNA encodes these proteins:
- the LOC139973897 gene encoding fibrinogen-like protein 1, with product MARLDILTILIVSFGLFGYAVARTCYMQSHCDGIKFRWIVNKRGLCHCTKMQLGGAILDLSNMTDFIVFDEPMVSADRTTVQRFLRDHGAGVTYTDCLDAYNAGFNESKVYSILPSWSNNCFDVFCNMSDGGGWTVIVFYTCLL from the exons ATGGCAAGATTGGACATTTTAACCATCCTCATAGTTTCTTTTGGACTCTTTGGCTATGCCGTTG CAAGGACCTGCTATATGCAGAGCCATTGTGATGGTATCAAGTTCAGATGGATTGTTAACAAACGTGGATTATGTCACTGCACCAAGATGCAATTAGGAGGAGCAATCTTGGATCTCAGCAATATGACGGATTTCATCGTCTTTGATGAGCCAATGGTATCAGCAGATCGGACAACAGTGCAACGCTTTCTACGTGACCACG GAGCCGGGGTGACATACACTGATTGTCTCGATGCTTACAACGCCGGGTTCAATGAAAGCAAAGTATATTCAATTCTGCCCAGTTGGTCTAATAACTGCTTCGATGTGTTTTGCAACATGTCCGATGGTGGTGGCTGGACGGTAATTGTTTTCTACACTTGTTTACTATAG